The sequence ACCGGGCGACCCTCTCACCGCCGCGACCGGCCCGACTCGCCGCCGGTCCTGCCGCGGGGAGTTCGGGCGATTCAAGGCGGCCGGCGTCAACGTTCGGGCAGTGTCACGGCGCAGCCTCTTCGGCTCGCTCTGTGCGATGGTGTTCCTCGTGAACCTCGCGCGGGTGGTCTTCGCCCCGCTGGTCCAGCCGGTCGCCGCCGAGTTCGGCGTCCCCGCGGCGTCGCTGGGCGTGGTGACCAGCGCCGCCTGGCTCGGCAGTGCCGCCCCGCGCCTGCCCACCGGCTACCTCCTGACGCGGTTCCCCCGCCACCACGTCGTCGCGGCCGCGGGCTCGGTGCTGGCCGTCGCGGCCGCGGGGACCGCCTTCGCCGACTCCATCCCGCTGCTCGCGGCCGGCGCGTTCGCGATGGGGCTGTCCAGCGGCGTCTACTTCATCGCGGCCAACCCCCTGGTCAGCGAGCTGTTCCGCGAGCGGGTCGGCACCGCGATCGGGGTCCACGGCGCAGCCAGCCAGCTCGCCGCGGTCGCCGCGCCGGTGTTCCTGAGCGTCCTGCTCGTGGTCGGCCGGTGGGAGACGGCGTTTTTCGTCATCTCGGGCTGTGCGGTGCTGGCGACGGGCGCGCTCGTGCTGACGGCCCGCCGGACGGCGCTGCCCTCGGTCGGCGCCGCGGACCGTAGCCTCCGGGCGGCCGCCCGCGCGCAGTGGAAGCTGGTGCTCACTGGCGTCGTCTTCATCGGCGCCGCGGGCTTTCTCTGGAACGGCCTGTTCAACCTCTACGGCGACTACCTCACCGTCGTGAAGGGGATCGACCCCGGGACCGGCCGGCTGCTGCTCTCGGGGATGTTCGCCGCCGGCGTCCCCGCCTTCTTCCTCACCGGGCGGCTGGCCGACCGGGTGCCCAACGTCCCGCTCATCCTCGGGATCATCGCGGGCTTCGTCGTCTGCACGCTCGCGCTCACCGCCGTTACGGGGGTCCTCGCCGTCGCCGCTGTCAGCGTCGTGCTCGGCTTCGCCGTCCACGCGCTGTTCCCGGCGATGGACACCTACATGCTCAGCGCGCTGCCCGACCACCACCGCGGGAGCGCCTACGCGCTGTACTCCGCGACGATGATGGTCGTCCAGGCGCTTGGCTCGGGGGCCGTCGGGATGGCCGTCGCCCAGGGGCTGGGCTACACCGCCGTCTTCCGCGGGCTCGCCGTCGGCGTCGGCGCTCTCGTCCTCGCGCTGTACGTTCTCTACACCCGGGACCGCCTGCCGACCGGCGGCACGCCCGGCGAGACCCCGGCCGCCGGTGCGACCGACTGACGCCGCCTTCCCGGTGAGGCGGCCGCTCTCCGGGCCGCTGCCCGACCGGCGCTCATCCGGACTGACCCCGGGCGGCCCGGGGCACTATACACTTAGGGACCGGATTTACCCCAGGAGACAGCGACTGCCCGGACGCACGGGATGAGGGCGACACACAGGACTGCGACCGAGCCTGGAGTATCGGATACCGAACGACGCGCGCTCGCAGTCGCCGACCGGGGCGACGTGGCGGAGCGGAGGGCCGACAGATGAGTGACGGCTCCCGGAACCCGAGCCGGCGCCGGGTGCTGAAGACGCTCGGGGTGTCGGCAGCGGTGACCGGCCTCGCGGGCTGTTCGGGCGGCGGCGACGGTGGAGGCGACACCGGCGGAACCGACACGCCTGCCGGCAGCGACGGGTCCGGCGGCGACACGTCCGGCGGCGATACCGGGGACGATACCTCAGGTGGCGGGTCGGCGACCGAGACCGAACCGCCGGGCACCGAGAGCCCCTACGAGACCCGCGTCGACGAGCGGATGACCGAGACGACGCGGTACACCTACGACCTGGCGGGCGGCGCCAGGATCCGCCTGCACGTCGAGAGTTTCGACGGGGAGAACACGCTGGTGTACACGAGCCGCAGCGGGCACGCTCTGCTGAACGACGCCACGCGGGGCTCGGAGACGTGGGTCGTGGAGGTCCCCGAGTCAGGCGAGTACACCGTCGAGGTCTCCCCGAACGGGGAGGCCAGAGCCGTCCTCGGCGTGGCCGAGGGGTCGGGCACGGACGTGTCCGGCGGGGAGAGCGGGTCCGGCCGCTGCGGGGATCTGACGGAGGGCGGGTACAGCCGCTACGACGAGCCCGACTCCCCCTTCGTCGGTACCTTCGAGTATCCCGGCAGCGTCGCGGCCACCGGCACCGTCAACAACTTCCACTCGCTGACGATCCGGCAGTACATCGGCGACAGGCAGGCGTTCGACATCTTCCCGACCCAGAAGCTCGTGGGGACGGACTCGCCGACCGACGCCCAGCTCGGGAACGTCGAGGGGCTCGAACGGGTCGGCGAGTTCGAGTTCGGCGGCGACACCGTGCCGCTGGTCCGGGCGTCGCCGGCCCCCAACGGCGACAACGGGACGAACTACTACCGCAGCTATCCCTACTACGTCGCCGGGCTGCCACACGAGGGCTCCGACGGGACCAAGTACTACCGGATGTCCGTCAAGGCGACGGTCCAGTTCTCGAACGACCTGGAGCCGACAGTCTGCGGGGACACCTTCGATGAGGTCGCGAGACGCGTGATGACCTCGCTCGAACCCAACCCCGACACGACAGTCGAGGAGGAGGGCGTCTGACTGCCAGGACCGGCGGAGGACACCTGCCCGACGGTCGCTACTTCCTCCCTTCTGAGTGGGGGGTCTTGTATTTTTTCGGATATTTTTATGTGGGCTGGTACCATCGCACAAAAACAGGCATGTCGACAGACACCGGCGGGACGCTTTCAGCGGTTTACCAGAACCGGATCGGGACGCCGACCACACACGACGAGGTCCGGGGGTACTGGATATTCCTCACCGGGCTGGTGCTCGGTGTCGTCGGGTTCGTTCTCTTCTTACCCAGCGAGTCGGCCGCCGGCGCCTCGGGACTCACGCTCCGGGAGGCGAGCATCGCGCTCGCGGCGGCCGGGCTGGCGATGATCGTGGCCGGCCCGGTCATCCGACTCCCGCTGAAGTCGTGGGCCAACTACGCGGCCTACCTCGGCCAGCTCGTCTCCTTTCTCGCGGTCGTCTGGTTCGTCCTCGTCTTCCCGGCCGACTGGAACGTCCAGACCGGGAACCAGCCGGTGATCGTCCTCTACGCCGCCGGGCTGGCGGTTACGACGCTCGGCGGCGCGCTCGTCCCCCTCGTGGTCGGCACGACCCGCGATGACCTGGAGGCCAGCCAGCGCCGTGCCGCCGACCTGGAGGAGGACCTGCGGGACCTGCGCCGCGAGCGCGACCGGCTGGAGACCGAACTCGAGGAGACCCGCGGGGCGGGTGCGACCGCCGCCGACCGGACCGAGACCCTCGAGGCCGACCTGGCGGAACTCGAGGCCCAGCTCGACTCCCTGCGGGCCAGCCAGGCGCAGTTCGAGCTGTACGAGGACACGGCCGGGGAGTACCGCTGGCGGCTGCGCCACCGCAACGGCAACGTCGTCGCCGACGGCGGCCAGGGCTACACCCGCAAGCACAACGCCAAGAAGGGGCTGGCCAGCGTCCGGCGCAACGCGCTGGGCGCGAGCCTGCTCGAGATCGAGCCCGACCCGGAGACCGAAGAGCCGGAGGAGGCCCTGGAGGAGGCGCCGCTGATCCCCGACGTCGAGGAGAGTCAGGCCACCTTCGAGGTCTACGAGGACGAGGCCGACCAGTGGCGCTGGCGGCTGGTCCACGACAACGGCGAGGTCATCGCAGACGGCGGGGAAGGGTACGCCTCGAAGCGCAACGCCCGCGAGGGCCTCGAGAGCGTGAAACGCAACGCCGGTCCCGCGAGCTACCTCCAGTTCGACCCCGTCTCCTTCGAGGTCTACCGCGACGGGGCCGGCGAGTGGCGCTGGCGACTGGTCCACAAGAACGGGAACATCATCGCGGCCGCGAGCGAGGGGTACACCCGCCGCCGGGACGCCCGCCGGTCGGTCGACACGGTCAAGGACACGCTCGCGGACGACGCCTTCGAGGTCTACGAAGACGCGCGCGGCGACCACCGCTGGCGGCTCACGGCCGCGAACAACGAGGTCATCGCCACCAGCGGCGAGGGCTACTCCTCGGCGTCGGAGGCCCGCGGGGCGGTCGAGCGCGTCCAGGCGTACGCCCCCGAGGCCGACGCGCTGGACGTCGGCTTCGCCGCCTTCGAGGTCTACCGCGACCAGACAGAGGAGTGGCGGTGGCGGCTCCGCCACCGCAACGGCGAGGTCATCGCGGACGGCGGGGAGGGGTACGCCAGCCGCCACGGCATCCACGACGCCATCGAGAGCGTGAAGCGGAACGCGCCGGGCGCCGAGACCGCCGAGGCCTGACCTGCTCGCAAGCCGTTCCTGCCGCCAGTTCTCTCGACGTTCTCCGCTCTCCTCACTCCTGATACCGGTCCGCCACCCGCTCGCGGAGCTCCCCCTTCCGGACCTTGGCGCCGTGAGGCCCTTCAGTCCGGGGGAACTCCTCGACGAATTCGATATCTTCGGGGACCTTGTAGTCGGCCACCTCCGCCGCGAGCGACTCGCGGAGGGTCGCCGCATCCAGGTCGCCATCGTCGCCGTCGCTCCCGTCAGCGCGGATGACGAAGGCCACGGGGACCTGGCCGTGGCGGGGGTGGGACGCGCCGACGACCTGGGCCTGGTCGACGCCCGGCTGCCCGTTGAGGGCGGCCTCGATGTCCCGCGGCGTGACCAGGAAACCCCGGACCCGGAGCGCGTCGTCGAGCCGCGACCGGTAGTAGAAGTAGCCCGCCTCGTCCCGAACCCCGAGGTCGCCGGTGTGAAGCCACCCCCCGTCGTCGACCGCCGCGGCGGTCTGCTCGGGCTTGTCGTGGTACCCGTTCATGACGTTGTACCCCCGCAGGCAGAGCTCCCCCTCCTCGCCCGCAGGGAGTTCCTCGCCGGTCTCTGGGTCGACGACCCGGACCTCCGCGTCGGGGTGGACCGGCGGGCCGCCGACCCGCTCGCGCTGCTCCAGTGGGTCATCGGGGTCGCCGACGAAGACCATGCTGTTGCCCTCGGAGATGCCGTAGGGCTGGACCAGCGGGAAGTCGAAGGCGGCCTCCAGTTCCGCGAAGACCTCGCCGTCGACCCCCATCGTGAGGAAGGCGGTCACGCCGCGTCTGAGCGTGGCGACCCGCTCGGGGTCGAAGCTCTCCGACCGGCGCATCCGGTCGAACATCACCGCCTGCGCGTTGCAGTAGGTGACGCCGTGTTCTTCTATCAGGTCCAGCGTCCGCTCGGGCTCGAAGTGGGTTTCGACGACCAGCGGGATGCCCCGCGAGAGCGCGCTCAGCATGGTGTTGTACCCCCAGACCCCACAGAACGGAAGCACGCCGAGCGCGACGTCGTCGGACCCGAGTCCGAGGTAGCTGCCGACGTTGTAGGAGTGGTTCAGCACCGACCGGCTGGACTGGAGACAGCCCTTCGGGTCGCTGGTGGTCCCGCTGGTGTAGAAGACCGTGACGGGTGCCTCCGGGTCGGTGGTC comes from Salinirussus salinus and encodes:
- a CDS encoding MFS transporter codes for the protein MSRRSLFGSLCAMVFLVNLARVVFAPLVQPVAAEFGVPAASLGVVTSAAWLGSAAPRLPTGYLLTRFPRHHVVAAAGSVLAVAAAGTAFADSIPLLAAGAFAMGLSSGVYFIAANPLVSELFRERVGTAIGVHGAASQLAAVAAPVFLSVLLVVGRWETAFFVISGCAVLATGALVLTARRTALPSVGAADRSLRAAARAQWKLVLTGVVFIGAAGFLWNGLFNLYGDYLTVVKGIDPGTGRLLLSGMFAAGVPAFFLTGRLADRVPNVPLILGIIAGFVVCTLALTAVTGVLAVAAVSVVLGFAVHALFPAMDTYMLSALPDHHRGSAYALYSATMMVVQALGSGAVGMAVAQGLGYTAVFRGLAVGVGALVLALYVLYTRDRLPTGGTPGETPAAGATD
- a CDS encoding twin-arginine translocation signal domain-containing protein, translating into MSDGSRNPSRRRVLKTLGVSAAVTGLAGCSGGGDGGGDTGGTDTPAGSDGSGGDTSGGDTGDDTSGGGSATETEPPGTESPYETRVDERMTETTRYTYDLAGGARIRLHVESFDGENTLVYTSRSGHALLNDATRGSETWVVEVPESGEYTVEVSPNGEARAVLGVAEGSGTDVSGGESGSGRCGDLTEGGYSRYDEPDSPFVGTFEYPGSVAATGTVNNFHSLTIRQYIGDRQAFDIFPTQKLVGTDSPTDAQLGNVEGLERVGEFEFGGDTVPLVRASPAPNGDNGTNYYRSYPYYVAGLPHEGSDGTKYYRMSVKATVQFSNDLEPTVCGDTFDEVARRVMTSLEPNPDTTVEEEGV
- a CDS encoding HVO_2922 family protein, with the translated sequence MSTDTGGTLSAVYQNRIGTPTTHDEVRGYWIFLTGLVLGVVGFVLFLPSESAAGASGLTLREASIALAAAGLAMIVAGPVIRLPLKSWANYAAYLGQLVSFLAVVWFVLVFPADWNVQTGNQPVIVLYAAGLAVTTLGGALVPLVVGTTRDDLEASQRRAADLEEDLRDLRRERDRLETELEETRGAGATAADRTETLEADLAELEAQLDSLRASQAQFELYEDTAGEYRWRLRHRNGNVVADGGQGYTRKHNAKKGLASVRRNALGASLLEIEPDPETEEPEEALEEAPLIPDVEESQATFEVYEDEADQWRWRLVHDNGEVIADGGEGYASKRNAREGLESVKRNAGPASYLQFDPVSFEVYRDGAGEWRWRLVHKNGNIIAAASEGYTRRRDARRSVDTVKDTLADDAFEVYEDARGDHRWRLTAANNEVIATSGEGYSSASEARGAVERVQAYAPEADALDVGFAAFEVYRDQTEEWRWRLRHRNGEVIADGGEGYASRHGIHDAIESVKRNAPGAETAEA
- a CDS encoding class I adenylate-forming enzyme family protein, which encodes MRWPDATLYEGLREVADRNPDATALHFRGERTTYAELLAESRALARGLADLGVGAGDRVAVWLGNRPEWVTTQLAVSRLGAAAVAVNTRYRTHELAYMLRDSGASVLVTEESFLGNDYLEMLAEVAPEVREDSPDEFDAGSVPLEAVVGLSTDPDFPAVRGYEAVLDRDRELAPSVDALDPTTDPEAPVTVFYTSGTTSDPKGCLQSSRSVLNHSYNVGSYLGLGSDDVALGVLPFCGVWGYNTMLSALSRGIPLVVETHFEPERTLDLIEEHGVTYCNAQAVMFDRMRRSESFDPERVATLRRGVTAFLTMGVDGEVFAELEAAFDFPLVQPYGISEGNSMVFVGDPDDPLEQRERVGGPPVHPDAEVRVVDPETGEELPAGEEGELCLRGYNVMNGYHDKPEQTAAAVDDGGWLHTGDLGVRDEAGYFYYRSRLDDALRVRGFLVTPRDIEAALNGQPGVDQAQVVGASHPRHGQVPVAFVIRADGSDGDDGDLDAATLRESLAAEVADYKVPEDIEFVEEFPRTEGPHGAKVRKGELRERVADRYQE